ATACATTCTGCCTGCTGGGGTGGGCGAAGCGTCGACGATTTCTCTGGGCACTACGATGCTGGATATTTCTGAGGCTCGGGCTTCCATGCAGCCTCTAATCGATCTTGCCAACAGACCTGCCGGTTCGGGCACGTTAGGAAACGCGAGTGTCAACTCGGCGGATTACTATAACATCCTTCAAGCCATCATTGCTCGTGAAGAGAACTTGATTTTCCCCAGCTCAGCCTGGGCCCTCTCCTCTCGTCTCATTCCAGACGAATCCTTCAAAGGCGATAACCAGCAGCGACTCTCATCGACTCTGCATAACATAATAAATACAGCGCGGGGGCAAGATGTGCCGGCATCCTCCACGTTGCTAATCTACGCCGTGACGCCCAGCCTCTACTCTCGTACAATGCCAAAAACAGATCTTCCTGGAGGCCCCGGAGCGTCGTCTGTATCACCAGTCTGGCGAAATGGGCTCTGGCATGTCATACTTACCCGGCAGTTTGATGGCACAACAACCGATCCAAGCACGGTTCAGGAGATTTGGCAGACAACGCACGAGATAATGAATCCGTTGCGAGAACTTACACCCGGTGGCGGCGCGTATCAAAACGAGGCAGATCCATTTGAGCCTGACCCCATTGGTTCGTTCTGGGGGGAGGAAAACTATGCTAGGTTGCTCCGAATCAAAAGAGAAGTCGACTCGACGAATCTGCTCACTGTTCATAACGGGGTTGGGTGGGACGAGACGGATGGAAGATACAGCTGCTATCCTGACATTAAGGTGTGATTCTATCGTTGTCGAGCGGCTGCGATTGGCATCGCAGATCTTATGATAAATTGAGAGACATAGCTGACGGTCTTCCGGCTTAGATTACCACCACTGCCGCTGCAATTCCCACGGTGGCCAAAGCTCAGACGCCCAAAGACGAGCTCTGAGCGGTAAGGAAACTGAGACTTGGCGCTAGCTCGGCTAGTTCAACATTTGAGAGATGCTGGAGCCTGATAGACATGGTCGATGTGGATGAGTTGGCAATTTAGTCGGTTTTCTCCGCATTGTCAACAAGCGTTTCGACCTCCTGTTCTGTCCAGCGATGGAACAGCTTCTTCGGGTCGGAAAGCGACCCAGTAATAGCAGACTGTACATGCAAAACCGGGACATCAAAATCGTAAAcatccttccactccttaTTGCCAGGAACCATAATGTCAACCTCGGAGTAGTCGAATGGCCGCCGCTTATGCAGCTGGGTGACGGTGTGTTTGGCGGTGTCGCAGAGCCCACAGCCGGCACGCGTGAAAAGCGTGACTCGGgcggcctggaggaggcgcgAGGTGGGAAACATGGTATATAGAATCGAGTGAAATGGATTGAATTGGCCAATTCGATTGATACCGTGGTCTAATTTGATGGGCTGGTCTaatcggagctggagggttCGCCGCCCAAGTTCGAACCCGAGAGGACGGTAATGGAATCTTCGAGCTTCCCCAGACTAAACCGCTTCGGGCTCTGATGAGGAGCTGCTTTGAGAAAAGACTCCCCTCTTCCCCCACCTTCTGATCTCGCTCTTAACCTCTTCAAATCGCTTCGATACCCCCATCTCTCTGCTATCTAGCTGATTTGCTGCGCAACGCCCACGATGGCTACAAAGTGCGTCCACAAAGGCTGCGGGAAAGTGttcaccgacaccgacgaGCCCTGTGTGTATCACCCCGGCCCACCGGTCTTCCATGAAGGACAGAAAGGTAAGTAGCTATAGAAAGCCCGATCATCCTGGCCTGTCTTGAACTTGATTCGGCGTTCCGGGGGGAGGCGTGTAAAATTCGCAGGTACCCTCTGAGTTAGTGGCAGTGGCATTTCCTGGAACGCATCGCTAATCTTTCCGTTTTGTCGAATTAGGCTGGAACTGCTGTAAACCCCGCGTGCTTACTTTTGAGGAGTTTATGGAAATCCCACCCTGCACGACTGGGAAACATTCTGCCGTTGACGACACTCCTGCCCcggccgagaagaaggccgctCAGcccgctgttgctgctgctccagttgCGGCACCGAAGCCGATAAAAGATAGCGGGGTGCCTAGGCCTGCTACACATTCGCCTGCTATCCCTCCTCCGTCGAACCCGCCCACGCCGGTTCCTGAAGAGCCTGAATCAGATGACCCCGAGCTTGCGGTCCCGGCGAATGCTACATGCCGCCGGAAAGGCTGCGGTGCGACCTACAACCCAGATGTATcgcgcgaggaggagaagtgTGTCCACCACCCTGGACAACCTGTTTTCCACGAGGGCAGCAAGGGTTGGTCATGCTGCAAGAGGAGGGTGCTAGAGTTTGACGCGTTCTTGAAGATTGAAGGCTGCactgagaagaagaagcatcTTTTTGTCGGAAAGGGCAAGCCAGCTGgtgaggagaaggtcgatACGGTCAGGTGCGTTTTTGTCTTGTCTATCTTATCGGTAGACCtttgaattttttttttttttcctttccgGCCAAACTGACAGTCTGCCAGAAACGACTTTTACCAGACGGCAACATCGGTGAACGTCTCACTATACTTGAAGAAAATCGACAAGGACAACGCCAAGGTCGACTTTACACCTGATGCCATTTCCCTTGACCTCCCAACTACGGATAACAAGCGGTACAAGGATAGCTTCGAGCTGTTTGCGCCAATTGACCCGGAAAAGTCCAAGTTCCGCGTGCTGGGCACAAAGCTTGAATTAACCCTGGTCAAGGGCGACGGGACGAGCTGGCCAGTGCTTCGGAAGGACGACCGCTGGTCTGGCGAACGCATCCAGATTGGCAGTGCACCGAGGGCTTGAGATGCCGGATACTCGACTTCGACATCGAGTACCAAAAACCGATCTAGTAGTAGATATGAATTACGTATATCATTCAACTTGTTTTGCCTTGCAGTATGACGAAATAGTATGGTCCACAAGACAGCCAACATAGAACCCAGTCCGGGCCATGGTGTATGGTGTGAAAATCTCAACATGTCGCGAGAAGACTCTTTCACGATCAAGACGCGTTGCCTCTACACAAGCCATCGCGGCAAGCACAGCAGCGTTGAAGATCTACTCTGTAAAAAGCGTACCAGAAAATTTCGCCCGACATGAAACAAAATCTTCAAGCGGCAAACTACGAACCTAACCAACAAAACCGCAAGGTATAAAAAGGCATATTACGCCCCCTCCACAGCCAAAGCGCATGGGCAGTCAGAAGACACACCTAGCCCAGCCATAAATTGTgagggaaaaagaaggacGCAGATTTTGTTCTCCAGAGCCGGGAACGGAAGGAGATTCACAGggaaaattaaaaataatcCTAAAGAATAACCCTCAGCAAGCCGCCGTAGCGGAGCTCCAGTTTTAACGAATTTACATGATAAGTAAACCGCtactgatgatgaagaaagaaaagaaaaagaagaggaaggacgGGCGAAAAGTCGGCCTTTTGTACTGGGCCTGGCCGTTGGCGCTAGTATGCATTGGGCTTGGCTCGGAGGAATTTTCTTCATGCGGTGAGGGAGGGCTTGGACAGGGGGGTTTTGGGTGGTCAAGTGGGCGGTGGCAAAATGAGACAGTTGCCTGCATTGCTGAGGGGAATCACATGTGAATAGCGTGGGCTTGACTGGATATGGTTAGATCGATACTGGTAACTTTGGTACGAGAGGTCCTCCTGAGTCTGACATCTCACCCCAAGCACACGACCAGAGGCAGACTAAGTGGTCATGAACTCGTATTCTCATAGAACAGATATTAAGGAAACCCAGTTCTACCCACGTTTGACACCGCGGGTTGGCCTGTGCCCTGTGACAGCCTGGACCTCAGGGTCAGGGCCATTCAGACAAAGGAGGGGCGTTGCTCCTGCTCCAATCACAGACAGGGAGGCACGAGACCAACAATGTTAATGCCAGAGGCAGAAACTTGACGACAtcgtctcctcttctttcttttggctcctctcccccctccccttTCAGACTACTGCACCTTTGCTCTACTGTATTTTTCTCCCCCTAAATCTTAGTATCAGTCTTTCCTCTACAAAGAACAACCCCCATTTTATCTTGTCGAGCTCAATTGCCGGCCGATTTAGGCTCGTCGAGAAATTCTGGAAGCCTATTTGCCTCCGGTACCTAGGCCGTACCACAGTTCGGCAACCTTGGGGGAATTTAAGAGTGAGTGAAATCCCCTTCCGCCG
This region of Aspergillus puulaauensis MK2 DNA, chromosome 5, nearly complete sequence genomic DNA includes:
- a CDS encoding uncharacterized protein (CAZy:AA7;~COG:S;~EggNog:ENOG410PK2Z;~InterPro:IPR012951,IPR036318;~PFAM:PF08031;~go_function: GO:0016491 - oxidoreductase activity [Evidence IEA];~go_function: GO:0050660 - flavin adenine dinucleotide binding [Evidence IEA];~go_process: GO:0055114 - oxidation-reduction process [Evidence IEA]), coding for MLSNELGLGVDNVQQIKAVLPDGRYITANRCQNQDIFFALRGGGGGTFGVVTEMSYSVHPKKPMQFARISIAGINEDVISEFFSALIANADKWASEGWGGYILPAGVGEASTISLGTTMLDISEARASMQPLIDLANRPAGSGTLGNASVNSADYYNILQAIIAREENLIFPSSAWALSSRLIPDESFKGDNQQRLSSTLHNIINTARGQDVPASSTLLIYAVTPSLYSRTMPKTDLPGGPGASSVSPVWRNGLWHVILTRQFDGTTTDPSTVQEIWQTTHEIMNPLRELTPGGGAYQNEADPFEPDPIGSFWGEENYARLLRIKREVDSTNLLTVHNGVGWDETDGRYSCYPDIKV
- a CDS encoding cysteine and histidine-rich domain-containing protein (COG:S;~EggNog:ENOG410PING;~InterPro:IPR008978,IPR007052,IPR007051;~PFAM:PF04968,PF04969) gives rise to the protein MATKCVHKGCGKVFTDTDEPCVYHPGPPVFHEGQKGWNCCKPRVLTFEEFMEIPPCTTGKHSAVDDTPAPAEKKAAQPAVAAAPVAAPKPIKDSGVPRPATHSPAIPPPSNPPTPVPEEPESDDPELAVPANATCRRKGCGATYNPDVSREEEKCVHHPGQPVFHEGSKGWSCCKRRVLEFDAFLKIEGCTEKKKHLFVGKGKPAGEEKVDTVRNDFYQTATSVNVSLYLKKIDKDNAKVDFTPDAISLDLPTTDNKRYKDSFELFAPIDPEKSKFRVLGTKLELTLVKGDGTSWPVLRKDDRWSGERIQIGSAPRA
- a CDS encoding glutaredoxin family protein (COG:O;~EggNog:ENOG410PSUP;~InterPro:IPR036249,IPR002109,IPR008554;~PFAM:PF05768;~go_function: GO:0015035 - protein disulfide oxidoreductase activity [Evidence IEA]), producing MFPTSRLLQAARVTLFTRAGCGLCDTAKHTVTQLHKRRPFDYSEVDIMVPGNKEWKDVYDFDVPVLHVQSAITGSLSDPKKLFHRWTEQEVETLVDNAEKTD